A single window of Vibrio stylophorae DNA harbors:
- the ptsI gene encoding phosphoenolpyruvate-protein phosphotransferase PtsI, translating to MISGILASPGIAFGKVLLLKEDDVVINTAPVPADQIENEIQRFYDARNKSAQQLEAIKEKARITFGEEKEAIFEGHIMLLEDEELEEEILAYIKDNKASADAAIHAVIEEQAAALESLDDEYLKERATDVRDIGSRFVKNALGVEIISLSAINEEVILVANDLTPSETAQINLDYVLGFITDIGGRTSHTSIMARSLELPAIVGTNDITARVKSGDMLVLDAINNQIIINPSDAQIESFKAVRAAFLAEKEELAQLKELPAVTLDGHHVEVCSNIGTVKDCDGAERNGAEGVGLYRTEFLFMDRDALPSEAEQYRAYRGVAEAMKGQPVIVRTMDIGGDKDLPYMDLPKEMNPFLGWRAIRICLDRREILRDQLRAILRASAHGKLRIMFPMIISVEEVRELKAELEKYKAELRAEGIAFDESIEVGVMVETPAAAAIAHHLAKEVEFFSIGTNDLTQYTLAVDRGNELISHLYNPLSPAVLTVIKQVIDASHKEGKWTGMCGELAGDERATLLLMGMGLDEFSMSSISIPRIKKIIRNANFAEVKTMAEEALAMPTAAEIEAHVEKFIAEKTNC from the coding sequence ATGATTTCAGGTATCTTGGCATCTCCGGGTATTGCCTTTGGCAAGGTGTTACTGCTCAAGGAAGATGACGTTGTCATCAACACCGCTCCCGTTCCTGCAGACCAGATCGAAAACGAAATTCAGCGTTTCTATGACGCACGTAACAAATCTGCACAACAACTTGAAGCTATCAAAGAGAAAGCGCGAATCACTTTTGGTGAGGAGAAAGAAGCAATCTTTGAAGGCCACATCATGTTGCTTGAAGATGAAGAGCTTGAAGAAGAAATCCTAGCCTACATCAAAGATAACAAGGCATCTGCTGACGCTGCGATTCACGCTGTGATCGAAGAGCAAGCGGCTGCACTTGAGTCTCTTGACGATGAATACCTTAAAGAGCGCGCTACTGATGTTCGCGACATCGGTAGCCGCTTTGTTAAAAACGCGCTGGGTGTAGAGATCATCTCTCTTAGCGCAATCAACGAAGAAGTAATTCTTGTTGCAAACGACCTAACCCCTTCAGAAACTGCGCAAATCAACCTTGATTACGTGCTTGGTTTTATCACTGATATCGGCGGTCGTACTTCACACACATCAATCATGGCACGCTCTCTAGAGCTTCCAGCGATTGTTGGAACCAATGACATCACTGCGCGAGTGAAATCTGGCGACATGTTGGTTCTTGATGCGATTAATAACCAAATCATCATCAACCCATCAGATGCCCAAATCGAATCATTCAAAGCTGTTCGCGCTGCATTCCTTGCAGAAAAAGAAGAGCTTGCACAATTGAAAGAGCTACCAGCTGTGACCCTAGATGGTCACCACGTTGAAGTATGCTCAAACATCGGTACAGTAAAAGACTGTGATGGTGCAGAGCGTAACGGCGCAGAAGGCGTTGGCTTGTACCGTACCGAGTTCCTATTTATGGACCGTGACGCGCTTCCTTCAGAAGCTGAACAATACCGTGCATACCGCGGCGTTGCTGAAGCCATGAAAGGCCAGCCTGTAATCGTTCGTACCATGGATATTGGTGGTGATAAAGACCTACCATACATGGATCTGCCAAAAGAGATGAACCCATTCCTTGGCTGGCGTGCGATTCGTATCTGTCTAGACCGTCGCGAGATCCTTCGTGATCAGCTTCGTGCGATCCTACGTGCATCTGCACACGGTAAACTTCGCATCATGTTCCCAATGATCATCTCTGTTGAAGAGGTGCGTGAACTAAAAGCTGAGCTAGAAAAATATAAAGCTGAACTTCGCGCCGAAGGCATTGCTTTTGATGAAAGCATTGAAGTTGGTGTGATGGTTGAGACCCCTGCGGCCGCAGCAATTGCTCATCACCTTGCTAAAGAAGTTGAATTCTTCAGTATTGGTACGAACGACTTAACGCAGTATACTCTTGCGGTGGATCGTGGCAATGAGCTAATTTCACATCTTTATAACCCACTTTCACCTGCAGTACTGACCGTAATCAAGCAAGTGATCGACGCTTCTCACAAGGAAGGTAAGTGGACGGGTATGTGTGGTGAGCTCGCAGGTGACGAGCGCGCAACCCTTCTATTGATGGGTATGGGCCTTGATGAGTTCAGCATGAGCTCCATCTCGATTCCACGCATTAAGAAAATTATTCGTAACGCGAACTTCGCTGAGGTGAAAACCATGGCAGAAGAAGCACTCGCAATGCCAACGGCTGCTGAGATCGAAGCGCACGTTGAAAAATTCATTGCAGAAAAAACGAACTGCTAA
- the crr gene encoding PTS glucose transporter subunit IIA: MGLFDIFKKMISGDSAKSGAIEVIAPLSGEIVNIEDVPDVVFAEKIVGDGIAIKPAGNKMVAPVSGTIGKIFETNHAFSIESDDGIELFVHFGIDTVELKGEGFTRIAEEGQRVNVGDTIVEFDLALLEEKAKSTLTPVVISNMDEIKELNKLSGQVSVGETPVLRITK, from the coding sequence ATGGGTCTGTTCGACATTTTTAAGAAGATGATTTCTGGCGATAGCGCAAAAAGCGGCGCGATTGAAGTAATCGCACCACTTTCTGGTGAGATCGTAAACATCGAAGATGTGCCAGATGTAGTATTTGCAGAGAAGATTGTTGGTGACGGTATCGCAATCAAACCTGCAGGTAACAAAATGGTTGCACCTGTAAGCGGCACCATTGGTAAAATCTTCGAAACCAACCACGCGTTCTCTATCGAGTCTGATGATGGTATCGAGCTATTCGTTCACTTTGGTATCGACACAGTTGAACTAAAAGGTGAAGGCTTTACTCGTATCGCAGAAGAAGGTCAACGCGTGAACGTGGGTGACACCATTGTTGAATTTGACCTAGCGCTTCTAGAAGAAAAAGCAAAATCAACACTAACGCCTGTTGTTATTTCAAACATGGACGAAATCAAAGAGCTAAACAAGCTTTCTGGTCAAGTCAGTGTTGGTGAAACGCCTGTTCTTCGCATCACCAAGTAA
- a CDS encoding Dyp-type peroxidase → MALSQPALMPIAGNFALYALVNVDHSADRVLEQCQLLAQACEKINQDYPGADLVSCVSFSAGFWQQLDCAMPPELVPFPGFGNGTVDAPATQADVLIHLHSQRHDLNYLAFKNWLAALQDCVTVLDETHGFRFLDSRDMTDFVDGTENPKTDEKRKEAACIAEGEFVNGSYVMLQRFVHDLVTWHHHSQHEQEQMMGRTKPDSVELEDVPADSHVGRVDVKENGKGLKIVRHSLPYGYASGEHGLLFIAYCATVHHFDVMLKRMYGEVDGIHDRLLDYTHAVTGAYFFCPSADLLGQLKVVESA, encoded by the coding sequence ATGGCCTTGTCACAGCCAGCTTTGATGCCTATTGCGGGTAATTTTGCGTTATATGCTTTGGTCAATGTTGATCACAGTGCGGATCGTGTATTAGAGCAGTGCCAGCTTTTGGCGCAAGCCTGCGAAAAGATTAATCAGGATTATCCAGGTGCCGATTTGGTTTCCTGCGTCAGTTTTTCTGCCGGATTCTGGCAGCAACTAGATTGCGCCATGCCACCTGAGTTGGTGCCTTTCCCTGGTTTTGGCAATGGCACGGTTGATGCGCCAGCTACGCAAGCTGATGTATTGATTCACCTACATTCTCAGCGTCATGACTTAAATTACTTGGCCTTTAAAAACTGGCTTGCAGCACTGCAAGATTGTGTCACGGTTTTAGATGAAACCCATGGTTTCCGCTTCCTTGATAGCCGTGATATGACAGATTTTGTCGATGGTACAGAAAACCCTAAGACAGATGAAAAACGCAAAGAAGCCGCTTGTATTGCGGAAGGTGAGTTTGTAAATGGTAGCTATGTCATGCTGCAGCGTTTTGTCCATGATTTGGTCACTTGGCATCATCACTCTCAACATGAACAAGAGCAAATGATGGGGCGCACTAAGCCTGACTCTGTAGAGCTTGAGGATGTTCCTGCTGACTCGCATGTGGGTCGAGTGGATGTCAAAGAGAATGGCAAAGGGTTGAAGATTGTGCGCCATAGCCTGCCTTATGGCTATGCATCAGGTGAGCATGGTTTGTTATTTATTGCTTATTGCGCCACCGTGCATCATTTTGATGTGATGTTGAAGCGTATGTATGGTGAAGTGGATGGTATTCACGATCGTCTATTGGATTACACCCATGCTGTGACTGGCGCTTATTTCTTCTGTCCAAGTGCTGACTTGTTAGGTCAGTTGAAAGTTGTTGAGTCAGCCTAG
- a CDS encoding DUF2919 family protein, giving the protein MAAKIALGSYNDEDFDQYGLLKPSHWLWLVVLLLMRGWLIFVMAGVSREHGSPILSQFYPQHGQLAVALLLGLPALVLAWTASLKQYRHTFSARYWRYGQPILLLSLLIDGLNQLVTIHHLWSQGEVVATWQPILLLTTVWAFIFMLKSQRSREAFAAHSAVDKASSKEKSESKP; this is encoded by the coding sequence ATGGCCGCGAAAATCGCCCTCGGCTCTTATAACGATGAAGATTTTGACCAATATGGTCTATTAAAACCCAGCCATTGGCTGTGGCTGGTGGTATTGCTGCTGATGCGTGGCTGGCTGATTTTTGTGATGGCTGGGGTTAGTCGTGAACATGGCTCGCCTATTTTGTCGCAATTTTATCCTCAACATGGACAATTAGCGGTGGCGCTTTTGTTGGGGCTCCCTGCACTGGTGTTAGCTTGGACGGCGAGTTTGAAGCAATACCGTCATACATTTTCTGCGCGTTATTGGCGTTATGGTCAGCCAATTCTACTGCTTAGCCTTTTGATAGATGGGTTGAACCAGCTGGTGACCATTCACCATCTTTGGTCACAGGGTGAGGTGGTTGCAACATGGCAGCCAATTTTATTGCTGACGACAGTTTGGGCCTTTATTTTTATGCTAAAAAGTCAGCGTTCGCGTGAAGCTTTTGCCGCACATAGCGCCGTCGATAAAGCATCAAGCAAGGAAAAATCGGAATCTAAGCCATAA
- a CDS encoding DUF2956 family protein, protein MKQPTRAAQDAEAIAKATQKPGQTKAQTKLIAQGIQQGIELYKKQQKQKSRDADKAKKKQLKAKQQQEDTVQPSAEESMPIKAQSKGMGGWICCILTWGLLLTLYFTNLMQFNF, encoded by the coding sequence ATGAAACAACCGACGCGCGCGGCGCAAGATGCAGAAGCCATTGCTAAGGCCACACAAAAGCCGGGCCAAACCAAAGCACAAACCAAACTGATCGCACAAGGGATTCAGCAAGGCATTGAGCTTTACAAAAAACAGCAAAAACAAAAATCACGTGACGCCGATAAGGCTAAGAAAAAGCAGCTCAAAGCCAAACAACAACAAGAGGATACGGTGCAACCGTCGGCAGAAGAAAGCATGCCAATCAAAGCTCAATCCAAGGGGATGGGCGGCTGGATCTGCTGCATCCTCACTTGGGGATTACTCCTGACCTTGTATTTCACCAACCTGATGCAATTTAATTTCTAG
- a CDS encoding ArsJ-associated glyceraldehyde-3-phosphate dehydrogenase: MTLRVGINGFGRIGRLVLRHAFDWPEIEFVQINDVAGDSRALAHLIEFDSVQGRWPRQISHSTNNIEIDGQRIHTSQHDTIEAGDWSNCDIVIEATGVHRSPEKLQAYFDQGVQRVVVTAPVKSNEVANIVYSVNHHIFDPAKHRIVTAASCTTNCIAPVIQALSEKLSIQRASFTTIHDLTNTQTILDAPHKDLRRARACGMSLIPTTTGSAKAIIDIFPALKGKIDGHAVRVPLANASLTDLTLEFAQTVTVEQINTILQQASEQDLKGILGFETKPLVSIDYRGDQRSTIIDALSTMVVDDHMVKLYAWYDNEMGYACRTADLMRYVAQKAF, encoded by the coding sequence ATGACACTTCGAGTTGGCATTAATGGTTTTGGCCGTATTGGTCGTTTGGTTCTTCGTCACGCCTTTGATTGGCCTGAGATTGAGTTTGTACAAATCAATGATGTGGCAGGTGACAGCCGCGCATTAGCGCATTTAATTGAATTTGATTCCGTGCAAGGTCGCTGGCCTCGACAAATTTCGCACAGTACAAACAATATTGAGATTGATGGTCAGCGCATTCATACCAGCCAACATGACACCATCGAAGCGGGTGATTGGTCTAACTGCGATATTGTCATTGAAGCCACAGGCGTTCATCGCTCGCCCGAGAAACTGCAAGCTTATTTTGACCAAGGTGTTCAGCGCGTGGTGGTCACTGCGCCCGTTAAATCCAATGAGGTGGCCAACATTGTTTATAGCGTCAACCATCATATCTTTGACCCTGCGAAACATCGCATCGTGACGGCTGCATCATGCACCACTAACTGTATCGCGCCAGTGATTCAAGCGCTCAGCGAAAAACTCAGTATTCAACGCGCTAGCTTTACCACCATTCACGATCTCACCAATACCCAAACCATCTTAGATGCACCGCACAAAGATCTACGCCGAGCTCGCGCTTGCGGTATGAGCTTGATCCCTACCACCACAGGCTCAGCTAAAGCGATTATCGATATTTTTCCTGCGCTTAAGGGCAAAATTGATGGCCATGCGGTGCGCGTACCACTGGCCAATGCCTCACTTACGGATCTCACCTTAGAATTTGCGCAAACCGTGACAGTTGAACAAATCAACACCATACTGCAACAAGCCTCTGAACAAGATCTCAAAGGAATTCTTGGCTTTGAGACAAAACCGTTAGTCTCGATCGATTATCGTGGCGATCAACGTTCAACCATTATCGATGCCCTCTCAACCATGGTGGTCGATGACCATATGGTGAAGCTTTATGCTTGGTATGATAATGAAATGGGGTACGCCTGCCGCACCGCAGATTTAATGCGTTATGTGGCGCAAAAAGCGTTCTAA
- a CDS encoding phosphatase domain-containing putative toxin — MSHPYWTLPVREGYAALVLTPCPGTQGSNLEESLLQLQALGVRAIVTALTEQEMANHQLSHLGQTIETLGIDWLHAPIEDDQTPDAAFLQNWLEQSKQLKDHLSKGHTIALHCMGGSGRTGLLAAHILLEQGWDEQSIVEKVQALRPNAFTKTNQRDYLRQLAQDHDA; from the coding sequence ATGTCACACCCGTATTGGACCCTACCCGTGCGTGAAGGTTACGCTGCACTGGTTCTCACCCCTTGCCCTGGCACGCAAGGGAGTAACCTCGAAGAGAGCTTGCTACAGCTGCAAGCGCTTGGTGTTCGCGCCATTGTTACGGCACTCACAGAGCAAGAGATGGCCAATCATCAATTGAGCCATCTCGGTCAAACCATTGAAACACTTGGCATTGATTGGCTACATGCCCCCATTGAAGATGATCAAACGCCCGATGCCGCTTTTTTACAAAACTGGTTAGAGCAAAGTAAGCAGCTCAAAGATCACTTAAGTAAAGGCCACACCATCGCATTGCATTGTATGGGCGGCAGTGGCCGCACTGGTTTGCTCGCAGCGCATATCCTGCTCGAACAAGGATGGGATGAGCAAAGTATTGTGGAAAAAGTGCAAGCGCTTCGTCCAAACGCATTTACTAAAACCAATCAACGCGACTATCTTCGCCAACTCGCACAAGATCATGATGCATAA
- the arsJ gene encoding organoarsenical effux MFS transporter ArsJ, whose translation MMHNATSAQQSLRQYMLVTFNYWNFTLTDGALRMLVVLYFHQLGYNALTIASLFLFYEFFGVVTNLVGGWLGARWGLNRTMNIGLAMQILALLMLALPNPWLTIPWVMAAQALSGIAKDLNKMSAKSAIKTLVPDEQQGALYRWVAILTGSKNALKGAGFFLGGLLLAVLGFQQAMLLMASVLTLVLLGSLLYLNQEMGKAKHKVKFRHLLAKSAAINWLSAARLCLFAARDVWFVVALPVYLGEVFGWSHLWVGGFLAIWVMGYGVVQGLAPKITNRKTHGLPQASALSFWAFLLTLLTFGIAAAVQYGLYPQQVIVIGLLSFGAIFAINSSLHSYWIVRLASGDGVSMDVGFYYMANASGRLLGTIASGALFQWAGLSACLWASAILLAFASLLALPLAKISNAKPLTAK comes from the coding sequence ATGATGCATAACGCCACCTCGGCGCAGCAATCGCTGCGCCAATACATGCTTGTTACTTTTAATTACTGGAATTTCACTCTGACCGATGGCGCGCTGCGCATGTTGGTGGTGCTCTATTTTCATCAGCTTGGCTATAACGCCCTGACCATCGCCTCACTCTTTTTGTTTTATGAGTTTTTTGGCGTGGTGACCAATCTCGTCGGCGGCTGGCTCGGTGCGCGCTGGGGACTCAATCGCACCATGAATATTGGCCTAGCGATGCAGATCCTTGCCCTATTGATGCTGGCACTGCCCAATCCATGGCTCACCATACCTTGGGTAATGGCCGCGCAGGCTTTGTCTGGCATCGCCAAAGATCTCAATAAAATGAGTGCCAAAAGTGCCATTAAAACCCTCGTGCCCGATGAACAGCAAGGTGCGCTTTATCGTTGGGTGGCAATCCTCACTGGCTCTAAAAATGCGCTAAAAGGTGCGGGATTTTTCTTGGGTGGTTTATTGCTCGCCGTCCTTGGTTTTCAGCAAGCCATGCTACTGATGGCAAGCGTGCTCACGCTCGTGCTGCTCGGTAGCCTACTCTATCTCAATCAAGAGATGGGCAAAGCCAAACACAAGGTTAAATTTCGCCACCTCCTGGCAAAATCAGCGGCCATTAACTGGCTTTCTGCGGCGCGATTATGTTTATTTGCCGCACGCGATGTATGGTTTGTCGTGGCGCTTCCAGTGTATTTAGGCGAGGTCTTTGGTTGGTCGCATCTTTGGGTGGGCGGATTTTTAGCCATCTGGGTCATGGGTTATGGTGTGGTGCAAGGTCTCGCACCGAAAATCACTAATCGTAAAACGCACGGCCTGCCGCAAGCCAGCGCACTGTCATTTTGGGCATTTTTACTCACCCTACTGACATTCGGGATTGCAGCTGCCGTGCAATACGGGCTCTATCCGCAGCAAGTCATTGTGATTGGTTTGCTAAGCTTTGGCGCTATTTTTGCCATCAACTCCTCACTACACTCTTACTGGATTGTGCGCCTTGCCAGTGGTGATGGCGTTTCCATGGATGTTGGCTTTTACTATATGGCCAATGCCAGCGGACGATTATTGGGTACCATCGCTTCCGGCGCGCTATTCCAATGGGCGGGACTCAGCGCCTGTCTTTGGGCCTCCGCTATTTTGTTAGCATTTGCCAGCCTATTAGCACTGCCATTGGCCAAAATCAGCAACGCCAAGCCGCTAACGGCTAAATAA
- a CDS encoding metalloregulator ArsR/SmtB family transcription factor → MTQKSILFICQGNAVRSQLAQAIINQDYGQYYQAQSAGLTASEVDPRAVATLARHGYSTKGLQSTALRPEQLGQFDYLITLCASAKAECQPLLVDKHCLSWDLAKPVANEQGEFEQTLAALKQRIRLFHLVQTPAHAQGFDPLLLNKCLSDQTRLLLLLLLYSEQELCVGELCAALQLSQPKISRALSHLRHCGLLKDRRVGQWVFYSLADLPAWVLTILEQQLLACQSSIQAAVMLLSQSENLRPLNLD, encoded by the coding sequence ATGACACAAAAAAGCATTCTATTTATTTGCCAAGGTAATGCGGTTCGCTCGCAGCTGGCGCAAGCCATTATTAATCAAGATTATGGTCAATATTATCAAGCGCAAAGTGCGGGATTAACTGCATCTGAGGTTGATCCTCGCGCCGTTGCGACCTTAGCGCGTCATGGTTACTCAACGAAGGGGTTGCAAAGTACGGCCCTGAGGCCTGAGCAGCTTGGTCAATTTGATTATTTGATCACCCTATGCGCCAGCGCAAAAGCAGAATGCCAACCGCTGTTGGTGGATAAGCACTGTTTAAGCTGGGATTTGGCAAAACCTGTAGCTAATGAGCAAGGTGAATTTGAACAAACCTTAGCAGCGCTCAAGCAACGTATTCGTTTGTTTCATTTAGTGCAGACACCGGCGCATGCGCAAGGATTTGATCCTTTGTTGCTCAATAAGTGTTTAAGTGATCAAACGCGATTGCTTTTATTATTGCTTCTTTATAGCGAGCAAGAGCTTTGTGTTGGCGAGTTGTGCGCGGCATTGCAGTTGTCGCAACCGAAAATTTCTCGTGCCTTAAGTCATCTACGCCATTGCGGTTTATTAAAGGATCGCCGTGTCGGTCAGTGGGTCTTTTATTCTTTGGCGGATTTGCCAGCATGGGTACTGACGATACTGGAGCAGCAACTGCTTGCCTGTCAAAGTAGTATTCAAGCGGCGGTGATGCTGCTCAGTCAAAGTGAGAATCTTCGCCCGCTAAATTTAGATTGA
- a CDS encoding winged helix-turn-helix domain-containing protein, giving the protein MDMNPIFARRLYLAWLVDQLERPNVPMLMKHTGWPRRTIQDVLKALAGIGIELSFVQDGVRHNDGYYQVCDWGPVNRLWVIDQQAQIQAAIS; this is encoded by the coding sequence ATGGATATGAATCCAATTTTTGCCAGGCGTTTATATTTGGCTTGGCTGGTGGACCAACTAGAGCGTCCGAATGTTCCCATGTTGATGAAGCACACGGGCTGGCCTCGTCGCACCATTCAAGATGTACTCAAGGCATTAGCAGGCATTGGGATTGAACTATCTTTTGTTCAAGATGGCGTGAGACACAATGATGGTTACTACCAAGTGTGTGATTGGGGGCCAGTGAATCGTCTGTGGGTCATCGATCAGCAAGCGCAAATTCAAGCTGCCATTAGCTAA
- a CDS encoding ArsC family reductase: protein MTTILYGIANCDTIKKAKKWLEQAGVDYQFHDYRKQGIDTDLVQSFFTEFGWEQVLNKRGTTYRQLDQATKDALDEQSALALLVAQPAMIKRPILRTGDQSLIGFKAEQYQSLFVQ from the coding sequence ATGACCACGATTCTTTATGGCATTGCCAACTGCGACACCATTAAAAAAGCAAAAAAATGGCTTGAACAAGCAGGTGTAGATTATCAATTCCATGACTATCGCAAGCAGGGTATTGATACCGACTTAGTGCAGTCATTCTTTACAGAATTTGGTTGGGAGCAAGTACTGAACAAACGTGGCACCACCTATCGTCAGCTTGATCAAGCGACCAAAGATGCACTTGATGAGCAAAGTGCATTGGCGCTCTTAGTTGCGCAACCGGCGATGATCAAACGACCGATTTTGCGTACTGGCGATCAATCTTTAATTGGCTTTAAAGCCGAACAATATCAATCTCTTTTCGTTCAATAG
- the dapE gene encoding succinyl-diaminopimelate desuccinylase, with protein sequence MAQDSPVIALAKDLLARPSITPEDEGCQELMIARLEALGFNIERMVFEDTTNFWARRGTQKPLFAFAGHTDVVPAGNEAHWHTPPFTPTEKEGYLYARGAADMKGSLACMIVAVERFLAEHPNHQGSIGFLITSDEEGPFINGTTRVVDTLMARNEPIDLCIVGEPSSTEHIGDVIKNGRRGSITGDLTVHGVQGHVAYPHLAKNPVHQAFRALTELAEKEWDQGNAYFPPTSFQIPNIQAGTGASNVIPGDLHVQFNFRFSTELTDVDIKSQVHAILDRHGLAYDLTWTLSGHPFLTDRGPLLNAMVAATDKVAGRTPELLTTGGTSDGRFIAQMGGQVVELGPVNATIHKVNECVKIADLEVLTDIYQQTLENLLS encoded by the coding sequence ATGGCGCAGGATAGCCCAGTCATTGCCCTTGCAAAGGATCTACTCGCACGCCCTTCGATTACCCCTGAGGATGAAGGCTGCCAAGAGCTGATGATTGCTCGCCTTGAGGCACTTGGCTTTAACATTGAGCGCATGGTGTTTGAAGACACCACCAATTTTTGGGCCCGTCGTGGTACGCAAAAACCGCTATTTGCTTTTGCCGGACATACCGATGTGGTTCCAGCAGGCAATGAAGCCCATTGGCATACCCCGCCTTTTACACCAACAGAAAAAGAGGGTTATCTCTACGCGCGTGGCGCGGCAGATATGAAGGGCTCATTGGCGTGCATGATCGTTGCAGTCGAGCGCTTTTTAGCTGAGCATCCCAACCATCAAGGCTCTATTGGTTTTTTAATCACCTCCGATGAAGAAGGGCCATTTATCAACGGCACCACACGTGTGGTAGATACCTTGATGGCACGCAACGAACCCATCGATCTTTGCATTGTCGGTGAACCATCAAGCACCGAACACATTGGCGATGTGATTAAAAATGGTCGCCGCGGCTCGATTACCGGCGATCTCACTGTTCATGGCGTACAAGGCCATGTCGCCTACCCGCACCTTGCTAAAAATCCAGTGCATCAGGCCTTTCGCGCTTTAACTGAACTCGCGGAAAAAGAGTGGGACCAGGGCAACGCCTACTTTCCACCGACTAGTTTTCAGATCCCCAATATTCAAGCCGGTACCGGCGCATCGAATGTGATCCCAGGCGATCTTCATGTGCAGTTTAATTTTCGATTTAGCACTGAGCTCACTGATGTCGATATCAAATCTCAGGTTCATGCCATTTTAGACCGCCATGGCTTGGCGTATGACCTCACTTGGACCTTGAGCGGTCATCCATTTTTAACCGATCGTGGTCCTTTGCTGAATGCGATGGTCGCAGCTACAGACAAAGTAGCCGGCCGAACGCCTGAACTGTTAACCACAGGCGGTACTTCAGATGGTCGATTTATTGCTCAAATGGGCGGTCAAGTGGTCGAGCTTGGGCCAGTCAATGCCACCATTCATAAGGTGAATGAATGTGTGAAAATCGCCGACCTTGAAGTGCTTACCGATATTTATCAGCAAACACTGGAAAATCTATTGTCATGA
- a CDS encoding M15 family metallopeptidase: protein MTPMQLTGLDTQHLVPCPIAEHSPLVRVHHAVSQPLLALYRAAKTAGFDLQLASAHRDFHRQAAIWQGKWQGARAILNDANQPIDLHTLSDAQKVHAIMRWSALPGTSRHHWGCDFDLYAKNCLPPAQSLALEPWEYQQGGHQYEFALWLEENLSRFEFFLPYRRDRGGVGIEPWHVSYAPMSQTALTQLNVAVLTQCYQQHPVAGQAIIDTMLPELLQRYVYNIASFDEEQ from the coding sequence ATGACCCCGATGCAGCTGACAGGACTCGACACTCAGCATCTGGTGCCTTGCCCCATCGCTGAACATTCACCGCTCGTTCGAGTTCATCATGCGGTGAGCCAACCATTGCTTGCGCTATATCGCGCGGCAAAAACCGCTGGATTTGATCTTCAACTTGCCAGCGCACACCGAGATTTTCATCGCCAAGCGGCGATTTGGCAGGGCAAATGGCAAGGTGCGCGCGCCATTTTAAATGACGCTAATCAACCGATAGATTTGCACACCTTAAGTGATGCGCAAAAGGTACATGCCATTATGCGCTGGTCTGCCCTACCGGGAACCAGTCGCCATCATTGGGGCTGTGATTTTGACCTCTATGCCAAAAACTGTTTGCCGCCAGCGCAATCTTTGGCACTAGAGCCTTGGGAATATCAGCAAGGTGGTCATCAATATGAATTCGCGCTATGGCTTGAAGAAAATTTATCGCGCTTTGAATTTTTTCTTCCCTATCGTCGCGATCGTGGCGGTGTGGGTATCGAGCCTTGGCACGTCAGCTATGCGCCGATGAGCCAAACGGCACTCACACAATTAAATGTCGCAGTACTGACACAGTGTTATCAGCAGCATCCGGTTGCGGGTCAAGCAATCATTGATACAATGCTGCCTGAACTACTACAGCGCTATGTCTACAATATTGCGTCGTTTGATGAGGAGCAATGA